The Meles meles chromosome 6, mMelMel3.1 paternal haplotype, whole genome shotgun sequence genome has a window encoding:
- the LOC123943225 gene encoding uncharacterized protein LOC123943225 isoform X4 encodes MPSGRQAATETAHGAPRGWEASKAHRTRGPSVHLLFWLVPPGPLAKVNSRVTSLQPPSVLNSLNPGQGRERPPLPALHLQTARPPATATWASASFRGCRGSRPPGRAGHLPPTPARVHLESQPRSPQPTHALAHPRAHAHTGTLRRAPGWTPPTAATHPGQSPRSCARVTLPSRLASQPDSAKRQPCSPATCGFFVGGCAPLLEPWGPHWFPAPLSGPEAFLRGRGRWLF; translated from the exons ATGCCCAGCGGAAGGCAGGCAGCCACGGAGACTGCGCACGGAGCACCGCGTGGCTGGGAGGCCAGCAAGGCTCACAGAACACGGGGCCCCAGCGTGCACCTCCTTTTCTGGCTCGTTCCCCCAGGTCCCCTTGCCAAGGTCAACAGCAG GGTAACGAGCCTCCAGCCACCCTCTGTTCTCAACAGCCTG aATCCAGGTCAGGGGCGGGAGCGGCCTCCACTTCCTGCCCTTCACCTGCAGACTGCGCGGCCGCCCGCCACCGCCACCTGGGCTTCGGCTTCCTTCCGGGGGTGCCGTGGGAGCCGCCCACCTGGACGGGCCGGgcaccttcctcccacccccgcccgcgTGCACCTGGAGAGCCAGCCTCGCTCACCTCAGCCCACGCACGCACTGGCACACCCGCGAGCACACGCGCACACAGGAACCCTGCGCCGGGCGCCAG gCTGGACGCCTCCCACGGCCGCCACTCATCCTGGGCAGAGTCCCAGGTCCTGCGCGCGCGTGACCCTGCCCAGCAGATTAGCCTCCCAGCCTGATTCTGCGAAACGGCAGCCCTGCTCCCCGGCAACCTGTGGCTTCTTTGTTGGAGGCTGTGCACCCCTCTTGGAGCCTTGGGGTCCTCACTGGTTCCCGGCACCACTATCCGGCCCTGAGGCTTTCCTGAGGGGGCGGGGACGATGGCTGTTCTAG
- the LOC123943225 gene encoding uncharacterized protein LOC123943225 isoform X8: MPSGRQAATETAHGAPRGWEASKAHRTRGPSVHLLFWLVPPGPLAKVNSRIQVRGGSGLHFLPFTCRLRGRPPPPPGLRLPSGGAVGAAHLDGPGTFLPPPPACTWRASLAHLSPRTHWHTREHTRTQEPCAGRQAGRLPRPPLILGRVPGPARA, translated from the exons ATGCCCAGCGGAAGGCAGGCAGCCACGGAGACTGCGCACGGAGCACCGCGTGGCTGGGAGGCCAGCAAGGCTCACAGAACACGGGGCCCCAGCGTGCACCTCCTTTTCTGGCTCGTTCCCCCAGGTCCCCTTGCCAAGGTCAACAGCAG aATCCAGGTCAGGGGCGGGAGCGGCCTCCACTTCCTGCCCTTCACCTGCAGACTGCGCGGCCGCCCGCCACCGCCACCTGGGCTTCGGCTTCCTTCCGGGGGTGCCGTGGGAGCCGCCCACCTGGACGGGCCGGgcaccttcctcccacccccgcccgcgTGCACCTGGAGAGCCAGCCTCGCTCACCTCAGCCCACGCACGCACTGGCACACCCGCGAGCACACGCGCACACAGGAACCCTGCGCCGGGCGCCAG gCTGGACGCCTCCCACGGCCGCCACTCATCCTGGGCAGAGTCCCAGGTCCTGCGCGCGCGTGA
- the LOC123943225 gene encoding uncharacterized protein LOC123943225 isoform X7: MAAVLEGDRKPCRGLGSTARPPATATWASASFRGCRGSRPPGRAGHLPPTPARVHLESQPRSPQPTHALAHPRAHAHTGTLRRAPGWTPPTAATHPGQSPRSCARVTLPSRLASQPDSAKRQPCSPATCGFFVGGCAPLLEPWGPHWFPAPLSGPEAFLRGRGRWLF; the protein is encoded by the exons ATGGCCGCGGTCCTGGAGGGTGACCGGAAGCCCTGCAGGGGGCTGGGGTCT ACTGCGCGGCCGCCCGCCACCGCCACCTGGGCTTCGGCTTCCTTCCGGGGGTGCCGTGGGAGCCGCCCACCTGGACGGGCCGGgcaccttcctcccacccccgcccgcgTGCACCTGGAGAGCCAGCCTCGCTCACCTCAGCCCACGCACGCACTGGCACACCCGCGAGCACACGCGCACACAGGAACCCTGCGCCGGGCGCCAG gCTGGACGCCTCCCACGGCCGCCACTCATCCTGGGCAGAGTCCCAGGTCCTGCGCGCGCGTGACCCTGCCCAGCAGATTAGCCTCCCAGCCTGATTCTGCGAAACGGCAGCCCTGCTCCCCGGCAACCTGTGGCTTCTTTGTTGGAGGCTGTGCACCCCTCTTGGAGCCTTGGGGTCCTCACTGGTTCCCGGCACCACTATCCGGCCCTGAGGCTTTCCTGAGGGGGCGGGGACGATGGCTGTTCTAG
- the LOC123943225 gene encoding uncharacterized protein LOC123943225 isoform X3: protein MAAVLEGDRKPCRGLGIQVRGGSGLHFLPFTCRLRGRPPPPPGLRLPSGGAVGAAHLDGPGTFLPPPPACTWRASLAHLSPRTHWHTREHTRTQEPCAGRQVRRARAALGLLGPPPCSAAPAGCPARQAGLRWAGQLWGEKQERQAWGVSWVGPWAELPLWMEGQGRSSGRVCAEWDTGVKPHRPRLASSPRGPASPGPAPAPRPLPRSLRAALGRTGGVYLRASIGSLATGVS from the exons ATGGCCGCGGTCCTGGAGGGTGACCGGAAGCCCTGCAGGGGGCTGGG aATCCAGGTCAGGGGCGGGAGCGGCCTCCACTTCCTGCCCTTCACCTGCAGACTGCGCGGCCGCCCGCCACCGCCACCTGGGCTTCGGCTTCCTTCCGGGGGTGCCGTGGGAGCCGCCCACCTGGACGGGCCGGgcaccttcctcccacccccgcccgcgTGCACCTGGAGAGCCAGCCTCGCTCACCTCAGCCCACGCACGCACTGGCACACCCGCGAGCACACGCGCACACAGGAACCCTGCGCCGGGCGCCAGGTGAGACGAGCGAGGGCGGCGCTCGGACTGCTGGGCCCGCCTCCCTGCTCCGCGGCCCCAGCGGGCTGCCCGGCTCGTCAGGCTGGGCTCCGCTGGGCCGGGCAGCTCTGGGGTgagaagcaggagaggcaggccTGGGGGGTGTCATGGGTAGGCCCTTGGGCGGAGCTGCCCCTCTGGATGGAAGGGCAGGGCCGGAGCTCGGGCAGGGTCTGTGCTGAGTGGGACACCGGTGTCAAGCCGCACCGTCCCCGTCTGGCCTCCTCTCCGCGGGGCCCTGCATCTCCggggcctgcccctgcccctcgcCCCCTCCCTCGGTCTCTGCGGGCCGCGCTGGGGCGGACGGGAGGTGTCTATCTCCGTGCCAGCATCGGTTCCCTCGCGACTGGTGTCTCTTGA
- the LOC123943225 gene encoding uncharacterized protein LOC123943225 isoform X5 has protein sequence MAAVLEGDRKPCRGLGLRGRPPPPPGLRLPSGGAVGAAHLDGPGTFLPPPPACTWRASLAHLSPRTHWHTREHTRTQEPCAGRQVRRARAALGLLGPPPCSAAPAGCPARQAGLRWAGQLWGEKQERQAWGVSWVGPWAELPLWMEGQGRSSGRVCAEWDTGVKPHRPRLASSPRGPASPGPAPAPRPLPRSLRAALGRTGGVYLRASIGSLATGVS, from the exons ATGGCCGCGGTCCTGGAGGGTGACCGGAAGCCCTGCAGGGGGCTGGG ACTGCGCGGCCGCCCGCCACCGCCACCTGGGCTTCGGCTTCCTTCCGGGGGTGCCGTGGGAGCCGCCCACCTGGACGGGCCGGgcaccttcctcccacccccgcccgcgTGCACCTGGAGAGCCAGCCTCGCTCACCTCAGCCCACGCACGCACTGGCACACCCGCGAGCACACGCGCACACAGGAACCCTGCGCCGGGCGCCAGGTGAGACGAGCGAGGGCGGCGCTCGGACTGCTGGGCCCGCCTCCCTGCTCCGCGGCCCCAGCGGGCTGCCCGGCTCGTCAGGCTGGGCTCCGCTGGGCCGGGCAGCTCTGGGGTgagaagcaggagaggcaggccTGGGGGGTGTCATGGGTAGGCCCTTGGGCGGAGCTGCCCCTCTGGATGGAAGGGCAGGGCCGGAGCTCGGGCAGGGTCTGTGCTGAGTGGGACACCGGTGTCAAGCCGCACCGTCCCCGTCTGGCCTCCTCTCCGCGGGGCCCTGCATCTCCggggcctgcccctgcccctcgcCCCCTCCCTCGGTCTCTGCGGGCCGCGCTGGGGCGGACGGGAGGTGTCTATCTCCGTGCCAGCATCGGTTCCCTCGCGACTGGTGTCTCTTGA
- the LOC123943225 gene encoding uncharacterized protein LOC123943225 isoform X2 has product MPSGRQAATETAHGAPRGWEASKAHRTRGPSVHLLFWLVPPGPLAKVNSRLRGRPPPPPGLRLPSGGAVGAAHLDGPGTFLPPPPACTWRASLAHLSPRTHWHTREHTRTQEPCAGRQVRRARAALGLLGPPPCSAAPAGCPARQAGLRWAGQLWGEKQERQAWGVSWVGPWAELPLWMEGQGRSSGRVCAEWDTGVKPHRPRLASSPRGPASPGPAPAPRPLPRSLRAALGRTGGVYLRASIGSLATGVS; this is encoded by the exons ATGCCCAGCGGAAGGCAGGCAGCCACGGAGACTGCGCACGGAGCACCGCGTGGCTGGGAGGCCAGCAAGGCTCACAGAACACGGGGCCCCAGCGTGCACCTCCTTTTCTGGCTCGTTCCCCCAGGTCCCCTTGCCAAGGTCAACAGCAG ACTGCGCGGCCGCCCGCCACCGCCACCTGGGCTTCGGCTTCCTTCCGGGGGTGCCGTGGGAGCCGCCCACCTGGACGGGCCGGgcaccttcctcccacccccgcccgcgTGCACCTGGAGAGCCAGCCTCGCTCACCTCAGCCCACGCACGCACTGGCACACCCGCGAGCACACGCGCACACAGGAACCCTGCGCCGGGCGCCAGGTGAGACGAGCGAGGGCGGCGCTCGGACTGCTGGGCCCGCCTCCCTGCTCCGCGGCCCCAGCGGGCTGCCCGGCTCGTCAGGCTGGGCTCCGCTGGGCCGGGCAGCTCTGGGGTgagaagcaggagaggcaggccTGGGGGGTGTCATGGGTAGGCCCTTGGGCGGAGCTGCCCCTCTGGATGGAAGGGCAGGGCCGGAGCTCGGGCAGGGTCTGTGCTGAGTGGGACACCGGTGTCAAGCCGCACCGTCCCCGTCTGGCCTCCTCTCCGCGGGGCCCTGCATCTCCggggcctgcccctgcccctcgcCCCCTCCCTCGGTCTCTGCGGGCCGCGCTGGGGCGGACGGGAGGTGTCTATCTCCGTGCCAGCATCGGTTCCCTCGCGACTGGTGTCTCTTGA
- the LOC123943225 gene encoding uncharacterized protein LOC123943225 isoform X1 has protein sequence MPSGRQAATETAHGAPRGWEASKAHRTRGPSVHLLFWLVPPGPLAKVNSRIQVRGGSGLHFLPFTCRLRGRPPPPPGLRLPSGGAVGAAHLDGPGTFLPPPPACTWRASLAHLSPRTHWHTREHTRTQEPCAGRQVRRARAALGLLGPPPCSAAPAGCPARQAGLRWAGQLWGEKQERQAWGVSWVGPWAELPLWMEGQGRSSGRVCAEWDTGVKPHRPRLASSPRGPASPGPAPAPRPLPRSLRAALGRTGGVYLRASIGSLATGVS, from the exons ATGCCCAGCGGAAGGCAGGCAGCCACGGAGACTGCGCACGGAGCACCGCGTGGCTGGGAGGCCAGCAAGGCTCACAGAACACGGGGCCCCAGCGTGCACCTCCTTTTCTGGCTCGTTCCCCCAGGTCCCCTTGCCAAGGTCAACAGCAG aATCCAGGTCAGGGGCGGGAGCGGCCTCCACTTCCTGCCCTTCACCTGCAGACTGCGCGGCCGCCCGCCACCGCCACCTGGGCTTCGGCTTCCTTCCGGGGGTGCCGTGGGAGCCGCCCACCTGGACGGGCCGGgcaccttcctcccacccccgcccgcgTGCACCTGGAGAGCCAGCCTCGCTCACCTCAGCCCACGCACGCACTGGCACACCCGCGAGCACACGCGCACACAGGAACCCTGCGCCGGGCGCCAGGTGAGACGAGCGAGGGCGGCGCTCGGACTGCTGGGCCCGCCTCCCTGCTCCGCGGCCCCAGCGGGCTGCCCGGCTCGTCAGGCTGGGCTCCGCTGGGCCGGGCAGCTCTGGGGTgagaagcaggagaggcaggccTGGGGGGTGTCATGGGTAGGCCCTTGGGCGGAGCTGCCCCTCTGGATGGAAGGGCAGGGCCGGAGCTCGGGCAGGGTCTGTGCTGAGTGGGACACCGGTGTCAAGCCGCACCGTCCCCGTCTGGCCTCCTCTCCGCGGGGCCCTGCATCTCCggggcctgcccctgcccctcgcCCCCTCCCTCGGTCTCTGCGGGCCGCGCTGGGGCGGACGGGAGGTGTCTATCTCCGTGCCAGCATCGGTTCCCTCGCGACTGGTGTCTCTTGA
- the LOC123943225 gene encoding uncharacterized protein LOC123943225 isoform X6, with translation MADEHTCGLRVKPQTQEVPGRLPEDISAALDTEGPMNPRAPRPLLPWLLQEALSRCPAEGRQPRRLRTEHRVAGRPARLTEHGAPACTSFSGSFPQVPLPRSTADCAAARHRHLGFGFLPGVPWEPPTWTGRAPSSHPRPRAPGEPASLTSAHARTGTPASTRAHRNPAPGARLDASHGRHSSWAESQVLRARDPAQQISLPA, from the exons ATGGCGGATGAGCACACCTGTGGGCTGCGTGTGAAACCACAGACCCAGGAAGTTCCCGGAAGACTGCCGGAGGACATCTCGGCTGCCCTGGACACAGAAGGACCTATGAATCCCCGAGCACCCAGGCCCCTTCTCCCCTGGCTGCTGCAGGAAGCTCTGTCCAGATGCCCAGCGGAAGGCAGGCAGCCACGGAGACTGCGCACGGAGCACCGCGTGGCTGGGAGGCCAGCAAGGCTCACAGAACACGGGGCCCCAGCGTGCACCTCCTTTTCTGGCTCGTTCCCCCAGGTCCCCTTGCCAAGGTCAACAGCAG ACTGCGCGGCCGCCCGCCACCGCCACCTGGGCTTCGGCTTCCTTCCGGGGGTGCCGTGGGAGCCGCCCACCTGGACGGGCCGGgcaccttcctcccacccccgcccgcgTGCACCTGGAGAGCCAGCCTCGCTCACCTCAGCCCACGCACGCACTGGCACACCCGCGAGCACACGCGCACACAGGAACCCTGCGCCGGGCGCCAG gCTGGACGCCTCCCACGGCCGCCACTCATCCTGGGCAGAGTCCCAGGTCCTGCGCGCGCGTGACCCTGCCCAGCAGATTAGCCTCCCAGCCTGA